The Mesorhizobium loti DNA segment AGCCGTCAGGCCTGGATCAGCACCTGTAGTCCCGGCCGAGCGTTTCAATGGCGGTGATGAGACCGACGACGTCATCACCGTCTTGCAAACGCCTGATGGCGAAGCCGGGTTGAACCGCCGCCTCGCCGTCGACCAGCCAGCCCTGTGCCAGGCCAGCGCGCTTTCCCGCCCGCATGTCGGCCAGCTTGTCGCCGACGATCAGGGAGCGCTGTAAATCGAGATCGAGGCGTTTGCCCGCCTCGATCAGCATGCCCGGATTGGGTTTGCGCATCGGATGATCGGCAACGGCGAGCGGTCCGACACCGGCCTCGTGGTAGGCGCAGGCAAGCACCATGTCGACAGACACGCCCTGATCGCCCAACAGCTCGAGCACGCGGCCGTTCACCGCCGCAAAGGCGCTCCAGCCGAAATAGCCGCGCGCGATGCCGGACTGGTTGGTGACCACGACAACCGGAATCCCGACCCGGTTGGCGGCCGCGATCGCCGGCAGCATCTGCGGCCTGAGTTCGATCTCGGCCGGGTCGCTGGGATAGTCGGTATCGACATTGATGGTGCCGTCACGGTCGAGGAACAGCGCCGGCAGGTGCCGCGGGAAAACCCGCTCGCCGATCCGCTCGATCCATACGCCCGGCTCGGTCAGCGGATGTGGCGTCCCCTTCCCGTCAGCCATTCGACAGGCGCGCTTCGACCACTTCGCAGAGATGATGGTAGAGGCAAAGATGCCCCTGCTGGATGATCGGTGTCGAGGTCGAGGGCACGTTGAGCAGGATATCGCAAAGCGGCTTCAACTTGCCGCCGGTGTCGCCGGTCAGGCCGATCACCGTCATCTCCATCATCCGCGCCTGTTCGGCGGCGGCGAGGATGCTTGGCGAATTACCGCTGGTCGAGATCGCCAGAAGCACGCCGCCCGCCGAGCCATGCGCCTCGACCTGGCGCGAGAACACCGTGTCGAAGCCGTAATCATTGCCCCAGGCGGTCAGCACCGCGGCATTGGCCGGCAGCGCGATGACATTGTAGGCCTTGCGCTCCTTGAGGAAGCGGCCAACCAGTTCGCCGGCTATGTGGATGGCATCGCTGGCCGAACCGCCATTGCCGGCGATCAGCAAGGCCTTGCCCGATGAAAGTGCCGCCACCACGGCGCTCGCCGCCCGCTCCATCTCGCCTGTCAGGTCGCGCTCGACCATCGCCGTGATCGCGGCCGCCGAGCGGACCAGATAGTCGTTCAGTTCAGACATCAAAACCTCAGCTTGTAGAGCCAGCGCGCAATTTGCCGATGGTGCCGGTGGTGCTCTTGCCGGCGACGAGATCGACCAGCACGACGCGCCCGCCGGCCTTCTGCACGACATCGGCGCCGACCACTGTGTCGATCGTGTAATCCGCGCCCTTGACCAGAATGTCGGGCAAAAGCGCCTCGATCAGCGCCAGAGGCGTATCCTCCTCGAACACCACGACGGCATCCACCGAGGCCAGGGCGGCGAGCACGCAGGCGCGATCATGCTGGTCGTTGACCGGACGGCCCGGCCCTTTCAGCCGCCGCACCGAGGCATCGCTGTTCAAGCCAAGCACCAGCCGATCGCACTGGCTGCGCGCCGCGTGCAGCAGGCTGACATGGCCGGCATGCAATATGTCGAAACAGCCATTGGTGAAGCCGACGCTCAGGCCCTCTTCCTTCCAGGCCGCCACCATGCGCGCGGCCGATGCCGCATCGAGGATGGCATCCTTGTGGGCGGTCGGTCCGTGCGAGCGAAACAGCGCGCCGGTGAGTTCCTCGACCGTCAGCCGCGCGGTGCCGCGTTTCCCCACAACGACGCCGCCGGCGGCATTGGCGATCGAGGCCGCCGCGACCGGATCAGCGCCCGATGCGAGCGCCAGCGCGAAGGTCGCGATGACAGTATCGCCGGCGCCCGAAACGTCGAACACTTCGCGCGCCTGGGTGGCGATGTGGCGCGCCTCATCCGGCCCGACCACGCTCATGCCCTTTTCGCTACGGGTGGCGACGACGAAGTCGAAGCCATGCGCCGAAATCAGTTCGCGGGCTGCGGCAACGATCTCGTCATCGGCGAAGACCGCATGGCCGACAGCCTCGCCAAGTTCCTTGCGGTTGGGTGTGATGGCCGTCGCGCCGGCATAACGGGCATAGTCGCGACCCTTAGGGTCGACCAGCACCGGCTTGCCCGCCTCGCGGCAGATGGCGATCAGTTCGGCGGCGACGCCGTCGAGCAGGATGCCCTTGCCGTAATCGGACAGGATGACGATGTCGGCTCCCGTCAGTGCGGTCCGGAAATGCCGGATCAGCCCTGCCCGCTCAGCCTCGTCCAGCGGCTTGACCTCTTCCTCGTCGAAGCGCAGCACCTGCTGGTTGAGCGCGCTGAACCGGCTCTTCGAGGAGGTCATGCGGCCGCGCTGCTGCGAAAGCCCCGCTGTCTCGGCGCCAAGCTCGCCGAGCATGCGCACCAGGCTGTCGCCGGCCGTGTCCGTACCGATCACCGAAACCGGAATGGCTCGCGCGCCAAGCGAGACGATGTTGGCCACGACATTGCCGGCGCCGCCCATGGCCGAGGTCTCGCTACGCCCATGCAGCACCGGGATCGGCGCCTCCGGCGAAATCCGCTCGATGACGCCGTTGACGAAGCGGTCGAGGATGAGGTCGCCGACCACCAGCACGGTGACGCCGCCAAAGCGCGCAATGGCGCGGTGCAAGGGTTCGGGAGAAGGCGGATTGTGCTTGATCATGTCACTGGCAATGTGTGGAAAGGCTGATCTGTGTCGTGCTGAAAATTGTCAATTTACGGGCCGGATCGTCATGCCTGCCGATATACCGCAAATCCACGCAGCGCAACGGCAGCACAGGACCGGCACACTGCGAGCGGTCAGCTCTTCTGCAGCGCAACGTGAACGCCGAGCCCGACCAGCACCGCGCCGCCCGCCCGCTGCATCAAGCGCTGCGCCCGGCTCGAACGCCGCAGCCGCCCGATCACCAGGCCGGCCAGGAACACGCAGACAATGTCGGCCGAGGAGAACATCAAATTGACGATGGTTCCCAGCACCACGAATTGCAGCCAGACCGGAAGCGCCGCCGAGGCATCGATGAACTGCGGCAGGAACGCCATGAAGAAGATCGCCGTCTTGGGGTTGAGCACCTCGACGGTGATGCTCTCGAAAAAGGCTCGCCGAGCCGATTTCCGCTCGATCGTGGGCAGTGCCACGTCGCCCTCCACGCGCTTGCGGAACAGCGAGACGCCGAGCCAGATCAGATAGAGCGCGCCGACCAGCTTGATCGCC contains these protein-coding regions:
- a CDS encoding phosphoheptose isomerase, with the translated sequence MSELNDYLVRSAAAITAMVERDLTGEMERAASAVVAALSSGKALLIAGNGGSASDAIHIAGELVGRFLKERKAYNVIALPANAAVLTAWGNDYGFDTVFSRQVEAHGSAGGVLLAISTSGNSPSILAAAEQARMMEMTVIGLTGDTGGKLKPLCDILLNVPSTSTPIIQQGHLCLYHHLCEVVEARLSNG
- a CDS encoding ADP-heptose synthase, with product MIKHNPPSPEPLHRAIARFGGVTVLVVGDLILDRFVNGVIERISPEAPIPVLHGRSETSAMGGAGNVVANIVSLGARAIPVSVIGTDTAGDSLVRMLGELGAETAGLSQQRGRMTSSKSRFSALNQQVLRFDEEEVKPLDEAERAGLIRHFRTALTGADIVILSDYGKGILLDGVAAELIAICREAGKPVLVDPKGRDYARYAGATAITPNRKELGEAVGHAVFADDEIVAAARELISAHGFDFVVATRSEKGMSVVGPDEARHIATQAREVFDVSGAGDTVIATFALALASGADPVAAASIANAAGGVVVGKRGTARLTVEELTGALFRSHGPTAHKDAILDAASAARMVAAWKEEGLSVGFTNGCFDILHAGHVSLLHAARSQCDRLVLGLNSDASVRRLKGPGRPVNDQHDRACVLAALASVDAVVVFEEDTPLALIEALLPDILVKGADYTIDTVVGADVVQKAGGRVVLVDLVAGKSTTGTIGKLRAGSTS
- a CDS encoding lysine exporter protein LysE/YggA — its product is MPSTELLIAFFATTAIFAYIPGPAMLYAAAQTMARGRWSGLTAALGIHLGGYVHVFAAAAGLSVLFHAVPPLYMAIKLVGALYLIWLGVSLFRKRVEGDVALPTIERKSARRAFFESITVEVLNPKTAIFFMAFLPQFIDASAALPVWLQFVVLGTIVNLMFSSADIVCVFLAGLVIGRLRRSSRAQRLMQRAGGAVLVGLGVHVALQKS
- a CDS encoding histidinol-phosphate phosphatase family protein, with amino-acid sequence MADGKGTPHPLTEPGVWIERIGERVFPRHLPALFLDRDGTINVDTDYPSDPAEIELRPQMLPAIAAANRVGIPVVVVTNQSGIARGYFGWSAFAAVNGRVLELLGDQGVSVDMVLACAYHEAGVGPLAVADHPMRKPNPGMLIEAGKRLDLDLQRSLIVGDKLADMRAGKRAGLAQGWLVDGEAAVQPGFAIRRLQDGDDVVGLITAIETLGRDYRC